A region from the Felis catus isolate Fca126 chromosome F1, F.catus_Fca126_mat1.0, whole genome shotgun sequence genome encodes:
- the LOC102900071 gene encoding LOW QUALITY PROTEIN: cytoskeleton-associated protein 2-like (The sequence of the model RefSeq protein was modified relative to this genomic sequence to represent the inferred CDS: inserted 1 base in 1 codon; deleted 1 base in 1 codon; substituted 1 base at 1 genomic stop codon): MSTPAVPRELQLPPSQRAQPKFREQRRQKLKELMLKRKTFFAYKEENHISSRDQKVMTSEGQVHEETKVLKFXTKMAGKENVSRPPGSKNNVTMEKNCIPLRPPNELTNSTIAIDTPNSEDNNQTGQLVPIKGDPQGQHMTLSQVFHLKNNNEKKQIMTEKPKQDANMSKKLVRGSYHGQIVQSKVNSFRKPLQIRDESSAAIKKLLTTVPKATEPLRTNSSSVTAKSDRASNVMTTTKLVSTTIQNRQLLRPPIRSHRDNAQDAVRPGIGRSSANVMIRKGPHEKELVQLNTVASSAKTGSQDIERKKTLTRSVKSEIVARPVSSSNTKLIEKSKNVDPRRHTIAKATVDRSAQPKETAEERKARLSEXKAGKRKVLKRPPSSGVTQPEPEGQHENPVGSFWTTMVEEDEQRLFTEKVNKTFSECLNLISEGCPKEEILVILSDLIKNIPDAKKLVKYWICLARTEPLTSPIENIITIYEKAILAGAQPIEEMRHTIADILTMKSQEKVKYGENVEEACATKEYIHEVSTEDRGVNLESGKPEMEKKTRNVVFQDDEKEQDDKTNDSTNDVKTPSTETRGSCLIKYNVSTTPYLQSVKKKIQFDNTDSTFKELKFLTPVRHSRRIQEKTSKLPDMLKDHYPCVSSLEQLTELGGETDAFVCRPNSALCPMFSEPGTAEEK, translated from the exons ATGAGCACCCCAGCAGTGCCCCGGGAGCTACAACTGCCCCCGAGCCAGAGGGCCCAGCCCAAGTTCAGagaacaaagaagacagaaactcAAGGAActtatgttaaaaagaaaaacgtttTTTGCATACAAGGAGGAAAATCACATATCCAGTAGAGACCAGAAAGTGATGACCTCTGAGGGCCAGGTCCACGAAGAGACAAAAGTtctgaaat aaacaaaaatggctGGTAAAGAAAATGTCAGTAGACCTCCTgggagcaaaaataatgtaacaatggaaaaaaattgtattccTTTAAGGCCTCCTAATGAACTAACCAATTCAACTATAGCAATTGATACACCTAATTCTGAGGATAATAATCAAACTGGGCAGTTGGTACCAATTAAAGGTGACCCT CAAGGTCAACACATGACATTAAGCCAAGTGTTTCATCTTAAgaacaacaatgaaaagaaacaaataatgacAGAAAAGCCAAAGCAAGATGCTAACATGTCCAAGAAGCTTGTGCGTGGATCTTACCATGGCCAAATTGTTCAGTCTAAGGTTAATTCATTTAGAAAGCCTCTACAAATCAGAGATGAGAGTTCTGCAGCAATAAAGAAACTTTTGACTACAGTCCCTAAAGCTACAGAACCTCTGCGCACAAACAGCAGCAGTGTGACAGCGAAAAGCGATAGAGCCTCTAACGTGATGACTACCACTAAACTTGTGAGCACTACAATTCAGAACAGACAGCTTCTGCGACCTCCTATTAGAAGTCACCGCGACAATGCTCAGGACGCTGTGAGACCAGGCATCGGTAGAAGCTCGGCCAATGTTATGATTCGGAAAGGACCTCACGAGAAAGAGTTAGTGCAATTAAACACAGTTGCATCTAGTGCCAAAACAGGTTCTCaggatatagaaagaaagaagacactaACAAGAAGCGTGAAGTCTGAAATCGTAGCCAGGCCTGTTTCATCTTCTAACACCAAACTGATAGAAAAGTCGAAAAACGTTGACCCTCGCAGGCATACAATAGCAAAAGCAACTGTTGATAGATCAGCTCAGCCCAAAGAaacagcagaagagagaaaagctcGTCTGAGTGAGTAGAAAGCTGGCAAAAGGAAAGTCCTGAAAAGGCCTCCTAGCTCAGGAGTTACCCAGCCGGAGCCTGAAGGGCAACACGAAAACCCAGTTGGGTCCTTTTGGACTACCATGGTAGAAGAAGATGAACAAAGATTATTTACCGAAAAAGTGAACAAGACATTTTCTGAATGCCTAAACCTGATTAGTGAGGGATgcccaaaagaagaaatattggtCATACTGAGTGACCTGATTAAAAATATTCCGGATGCCAAAAAGCTTGTTAAATATTGGATATGCCTTGCACGTACTGAACCACTCACAAGTCCTATTGAAAACATTATCACAATCTATGAGAAAGCCATTCTGGCGGGCGCTCAGCCTATTGAAGAGATGCGACATACCATAGCAGATATTCTGACAATGAAGAGtcaagaaaaagttaaatatggagaaaatgttGAGGAGGCTTGTGCAACCAAGGAATATATCCATGAAGTCAGCACTGAAGATAGAGGGGTTAATCTAGAGTCAGGAAaaccagaaatggaaaagaaaactagaaatgtGGTATTCCAGGATGATGAAAAAGAGCAAGATGACAAAACAAACGATTCAACCAATGATGTTAAAACCCCCAGTACAGAAACCAGGGGGAGTTGcttaattaaatataatgtgtCTACTACACCATACCTACAAAGTGTAAAAAAGAAGATACAGTTTGACAATACAGATTCTACATTTAAAGAGCTAAAGTTTCTAACACCAGTGAGACATTCTCGACGTATTCAAGAGAAGACTTCTAAATTGCCAGATATGTTAAAAGACCATTATCCTTGTGTGTCTTCATTGGAACAATTAACAGAGTTGGGAGGTGAAACCGATGCTTTCGTATGCCGTCCCAATTCAGCACTATGCCCGAtgttctcagagcctggaacagcagaagagaaataa